From the Brassica oleracea var. oleracea cultivar TO1000 unplaced genomic scaffold, BOL UnpScaffold00977, whole genome shotgun sequence genome, one window contains:
- the LOC106320607 gene encoding uncharacterized protein LOC106320607 yields MRSTNRISLAKQHGSNYGSTTQNSLGAKLFGLNRAFIPRFAFITWLAFPDRLSTGARSRAWGCVQPCLLCGEPDETRDHLFFAYPYSFTVWIDLVGFLLGSLVNPDWAITVASIMSPRRREIDTCLLKLALQASIHSLWRERNSRHHQGNPHSAAQMVRYIDKTIRNRISSL; encoded by the coding sequence ATGAGGAGTACAAATCGAATTTCTCTAGCAAAGCAACATGGGAGCAACTACGGGTCCACAACCCAAAACTCTCTTGGTGCAAAGCTGTTTGGTTTAAACAGAGCATTTATTCCTCGGTTTGCTTTCATCACATGGTTAGCTTTTCCGGACAGACTGTCTACGGGAGCGAGGAGTCGAGCTTGGGGTTGTGTGCAACCGTGCCTCCTCTGTGGGGAACCGGACGAGACTCGCGACCACCTGTTCTTCGCTTACCCTTACTCCTTTACGGTGTGGATCGATCTAGTAGGATTCCTATTGGGCTCTCTTGTGAACCCCGACTGGGCTATCACCGTCGCATCGATCATGTCCCCTCGCAGGAGGGAGATTGATACATGTCTCCTGAAGCTTGCTCTCCAAGCTAGTATCCATAGTCTTTGGCGTGAGAGGAACAGCAGGCACCACCAGGGAAATCCCCATAGCGCAGCCCAAATGGTCCGATATATTGACAAGACCATTAGGAACAGGATCTCCTCCCTATGA